The Streptococcus mitis genome has a segment encoding these proteins:
- a CDS encoding aldose epimerase family protein, with protein sequence MKAYTERVFGNVEGQDVLAYRFETDGGYQLEVMTYGATILRYVTPDKDGNFANVILGFDDFDSYVGNSPKHGASVGPVAGRIAGATFELNGKTYDLEVNNASNCNHSGSTGWDSGLFELVEVSDHGLTLYTERTDGTGGFPGNLKIWISYHLEETGAYEISYKVTTDQDTLVNPTNHSYFNLSGDFTKTIDRHVFQLNTEGIYPIAPDGVPAKTPDANRDVVKHIYNGALLKDIFAEEDEQIQLVSGLDHPFALPAGHDNAGFLYDQNSGRFLLFKTEAPCFVVYTANFVDESVLVAGKPMVQHNGIALEAQALPDAIHSDLKDQVILKAGQTFTSKTRYELVVK encoded by the coding sequence ATGAAAGCATACACAGAGCGTGTATTTGGAAATGTTGAGGGACAAGATGTTTTGGCCTATCGATTTGAGACGGACGGTGGCTACCAGCTTGAGGTTATGACTTATGGTGCGACCATCTTGCGCTATGTCACACCTGACAAGGATGGAAATTTTGCCAATGTTATTTTGGGCTTTGATGACTTTGATAGCTATGTAGGCAATAGTCCTAAGCATGGAGCTAGCGTAGGTCCTGTGGCAGGCCGTATTGCAGGTGCGACATTTGAGCTCAATGGTAAGACCTATGACCTTGAAGTCAACAATGCTAGCAACTGCAACCACAGTGGCTCAACAGGTTGGGATTCCGGCTTGTTTGAACTAGTTGAGGTGAGCGACCATGGCTTGACCCTCTACACAGAGCGTACAGATGGGACAGGCGGATTTCCTGGCAATCTTAAAATCTGGATCAGTTACCACTTAGAAGAAACTGGTGCCTATGAAATCAGCTACAAGGTAACGACAGATCAAGATACGCTGGTCAATCCAACCAACCACAGCTATTTCAACTTGTCCGGTGATTTCACAAAGACGATTGACCGTCATGTCTTCCAACTAAACACAGAGGGCATTTACCCAATCGCTCCCGATGGTGTTCCGGCCAAAACTCCAGATGCCAATCGTGATGTGGTCAAACACATCTACAATGGTGCCTTGTTGAAGGATATCTTTGCAGAAGAAGATGAGCAAATCCAGTTGGTATCTGGCTTAGATCATCCATTTGCTCTTCCTGCAGGTCATGACAATGCTGGTTTCCTTTATGACCAAAATTCAGGTCGCTTCCTGCTTTTCAAGACAGAAGCTCCTTGTTTTGTAGTCTACACAGCAAACTTTGTGGATGAGAGTGTACTTGTGGCTGGCAAACCAATGGTACAGCACAATGGGATTGCTCTTGAAGCGCAGGCTTTACCAGATGCCATTCACAGCGACCTCAAAGACCAAGTCATTCTTAAAGCCGGTCAAACCTTTACAAGTAAGACACGTTATGAGCTTGTTGTGAAATAA
- a CDS encoding metal-sensitive transcriptional regulator — protein sequence MTNSKYITRLKRSEGQLRGIQKMIEEDRDCADIVTQLTAVKSSVERVIEMIITENLTECINQPLDDPEAQKARLEKAIRYLIKRK from the coding sequence ATGACAAACTCAAAGTATATTACTCGTTTGAAACGTTCAGAGGGCCAGTTGCGTGGGATTCAAAAGATGATTGAAGAAGATCGTGATTGTGCTGATATTGTGACGCAACTGACAGCCGTGAAATCTAGTGTGGAGCGCGTGATTGAGATGATAATTACCGAAAACCTTACTGAATGTATCAATCAGCCACTAGATGATCCTGAAGCTCAAAAGGCACGCCTAGAAAAGGCTATCCGATACTTGATTAAAAGGAAGTGA
- a CDS encoding PTS mannose/fructose/sorbose/N-acetylgalactosamine transporter subunit IIC translates to MIQWWQILLLTLYSAYQICDELTIVSSAGSPVFAGFITGLIMGDVTTGLFIGGSLQLFVLGVGTFGGASRIDATSGAVLATAFSISQGIDTDLAITTIAVPVAALLTYFDVLGRMTTTFFAHRIDAAIERYDYKGIERNYLLGAIPWALSRALPVFFALAFGGEFVQGVVNLVKEYQWVADGLTLAGRMLPGLGFAILLRYLPVKRNLHYLAMGFGLTAMLTVLYSNVQSLGGAVAGIISTLPAEVAEKIGFVNNFKGLSMIGISIVGIFLAVVHFKNSQKVAVAAPSTPSESGEIEDDEF, encoded by the coding sequence ATGATACAATGGTGGCAAATTTTACTTCTCACTTTGTACTCAGCTTATCAAATCTGTGATGAGTTGACGATCGTTTCATCTGCAGGTTCCCCTGTATTTGCTGGTTTCATTACTGGTTTAATCATGGGAGATGTGACAACTGGTTTGTTTATCGGTGGTAGCTTGCAGTTGTTCGTTCTTGGGGTTGGTACCTTCGGTGGTGCTTCTCGTATTGACGCAACTTCTGGTGCGGTTCTTGCAACAGCATTCTCAATCTCTCAAGGTATTGATACAGACCTTGCGATTACAACAATCGCTGTGCCAGTAGCAGCTCTCTTGACTTACTTCGACGTTCTTGGACGTATGACAACTACTTTCTTTGCACACCGTATTGATGCTGCAATCGAACGCTATGACTACAAAGGAATCGAACGCAACTACTTGCTTGGTGCGATTCCATGGGCTCTATCTCGTGCCCTTCCAGTCTTCTTCGCCCTTGCTTTCGGTGGAGAATTCGTACAAGGTGTTGTAAACCTTGTTAAAGAATACCAATGGGTTGCAGACGGTTTGACTCTTGCAGGTCGTATGCTTCCAGGTCTTGGATTCGCTATCTTGCTTCGTTACCTTCCAGTTAAACGTAACCTTCACTACCTTGCTATGGGATTTGGTTTGACAGCTATGTTGACTGTTCTTTACTCAAACGTACAAAGTCTTGGTGGAGCAGTTGCTGGTATCATTAGCACTCTTCCTGCTGAAGTTGCTGAAAAAATTGGCTTTGTTAACAACTTCAAAGGATTGTCTATGATCGGTATCTCTATCGTGGGTATCTTCCTTGCAGTTGTTCACTTCAAGAACAGCCAAAAAGTTGCTGTAGCAGCACCTTCTACACCATCAGAAAGTGGGGAAATTGAAGATGACGAATTCTAA
- a CDS encoding PTS system mannose/fructose/sorbose family transporter subunit IID — translation MTNSNYKLTKEDFNQINKRSLFTFQLGWNYERMQASGYLYMILPQLRKMYGDGTPELKEMMKVHTQFFNTSPFFHTIIAGFDLAMEEKDGVGSKDAVNGIKTGLMGPFAPLGDTIFGSLVPAIMGSIAATMAIAGQPWGIFLWIAVAVVYDIFRWKQLEFAYKEGVNLINNMQSTLTALIDAASVLGVFMMGALVATMINFEVSYKLPIGEKMIDFQDILNSIFPRLLPAIFTAFIFWLLGKKGMNSTKAIGIIIALAVGLSFIGKFLLGMGA, via the coding sequence ATGACGAATTCTAATTACAAATTAACAAAAGAAGATTTTAATCAAATTAACAAACGTAGCTTGTTCACTTTCCAATTGGGATGGAACTACGAACGTATGCAAGCATCAGGTTACCTATACATGATCTTGCCACAATTGCGTAAAATGTATGGAGATGGAACTCCTGAGTTGAAAGAAATGATGAAAGTTCATACTCAATTCTTCAATACTTCACCATTCTTCCACACAATCATCGCTGGTTTTGACCTTGCCATGGAAGAAAAAGATGGTGTAGGTTCAAAAGATGCCGTTAACGGTATCAAGACAGGTTTGATGGGACCATTCGCTCCTCTTGGAGATACTATCTTTGGTTCACTTGTACCTGCTATCATGGGATCTATCGCAGCAACTATGGCTATCGCTGGCCAACCATGGGGTATCTTCCTCTGGATTGCAGTTGCAGTAGTGTATGACATTTTCCGTTGGAAACAGTTAGAATTTGCCTACAAAGAAGGGGTTAACCTTATCAACAACATGCAAAGTACTTTGACAGCTTTGATTGACGCTGCATCTGTACTTGGTGTCTTCATGATGGGTGCTCTTGTAGCAACAATGATCAACTTTGAAGTTTCTTATAAATTGCCAATCGGTGAAAAAATGATTGACTTCCAAGACATCTTGAACTCAATCTTCCCACGCTTACTTCCAGCAATCTTTACTGCCTTTATCTTCTGGTTGCTTGGTAAGAAAGGTATGAACTCTACAAAAGCAATTGGTATCATCATTGCTCTTGCAGTAGGTCTTTCATTCATCGGTAAATTCTTGCTTGGAATGGGCGCATAA
- a CDS encoding PTS sugar transporter subunit IIA, whose protein sequence is MTKSLILVSHGRFCEELKGSTEMIMGPQDNIYTVALLPEDGPEDFTAKFEAAIEGLDDFLVFADLLGGTPCNVVSRLIMEGRDIDLYAGMNLPMVIEFINASLTGADADYKNRAAESIVKVNDLLAGFDDDEDE, encoded by the coding sequence ATGACGAAATCATTAATTTTGGTGAGTCATGGTCGCTTCTGTGAAGAACTTAAAGGTAGCACTGAAATGATCATGGGTCCACAAGACAATATTTATACAGTAGCTCTTCTTCCAGAAGATGGCCCAGAAGATTTTACTGCAAAATTTGAAGCTGCTATTGAAGGATTGGATGATTTCCTAGTCTTTGCGGATCTTCTCGGTGGAACACCATGTAACGTGGTAAGCCGTTTGATTATGGAAGGTCGTGATATTGACCTTTATGCAGGGATGAATCTTCCAATGGTGATTGAATTTATCAATGCGAGCCTTACAGGTGCAGATGCGGACTATAAGAACCGTGCTGCAGAAAGCATCGTGAAAGTTAATGACCTGTTAGCTGGCTTCGATGATGACGAAGATGAATAA
- a CDS encoding PTS sugar transporter subunit IIB produces the protein MTIVGCRIDGRLIHGQVANLWAGKLNVSRIMVVDDEVVNNDVEKSGLKLATPPGVKLSILPIEKAAANILAGKYDSQRLFIVARKPDRFLGLVEAGVPLETLNVGNMSQTPETRAITRSINVVDKDVEDFHKLAEKGVKLTAQMVPNDPISDFLSLLK, from the coding sequence ATGACAATTGTAGGATGCCGTATCGATGGACGTTTGATCCACGGACAAGTAGCCAATCTTTGGGCTGGAAAACTAAATGTTTCACGTATTATGGTTGTAGATGACGAAGTTGTCAACAACGACGTTGAAAAGAGTGGTTTGAAACTAGCGACACCACCAGGTGTGAAATTGAGTATTTTGCCAATTGAGAAAGCGGCAGCCAATATTCTTGCTGGTAAATACGATAGCCAACGTCTCTTTATCGTGGCTCGTAAACCAGACCGCTTCCTTGGTTTGGTAGAAGCAGGTGTACCACTTGAAACCCTTAATGTTGGGAATATGTCTCAAACACCAGAAACTCGCGCTATCACACGTTCTATCAACGTAGTGGACAAGGATGTGGAAGACTTCCACAAACTGGCAGAAAAAGGTGTTAAACTTACTGCTCAAATGGTTCCAAATGATCCAATTTCAGACTTTTTGAGCTTATTAAAATAG
- a CDS encoding glycoside hydrolase family 35 protein: MTRFKIEDDFYLDGKPFKILSGAIHYFRIPAEDWYHSLYNLKALGFNTVETYVAWNLHEPVEGEFNFEGDLDLEKFLQIAQDLGLYAIVRPSPFICAEWEFGGLPAWLLTKNMRIRSSDPAYIEAVGRYYDQLLPRLVPRLLDNGGNILMMQVENEYGSYGEDKAYLRAIRKLMEERGIDCPLFTSDGPWRATLKAGTLIEDDLFVTGNFGSKAPYNFSQMQEFFDEHGKKWPLMCMEFWDGWFNRWKEPIITRDPKELAEAVREVLEQGSINLYMFHGGTNFGFMNGCSARGTLDLPQVTSYDYDALLDEEGNPTAKYLAVKKMMATHFPEYPQLEPLYKESMKVDAIPLAEKVSLFETLDSLSSPTESLYPKAMEELGQCYGYLLYRTEASWDAEEERLRIIDGRDRAQLFVDGQRIATQYQTEIGEDIYCQGNRKGSSQLDILIENMGRVNYGHKFLADTQRKGIRTGVCKDLHFLLNWKHYPLPLDNPEKIDFSKGWTEGQPAFYAYDFTIEAPKDTYLDLSEFGKGVAFVNGQNLGRFWNVGPTLSLYIPHSYLKEGANRIIIFETEGEYKEESHLTRKPTLKHIKGENL; encoded by the coding sequence ATGACAAGGTTTAAAATTGAGGACGATTTCTATTTAGATGGGAAACCGTTCAAGATTTTGTCTGGTGCCATTCATTATTTTAGAATTCCAGCAGAGGATTGGTATCATTCGCTCTACAACTTAAAAGCGCTTGGCTTTAATACAGTCGAGACTTATGTTGCATGGAATTTACACGAACCTGTTGAAGGGGAGTTTAATTTTGAAGGTGATCTGGATTTAGAGAAATTTCTCCAAATAGCGCAGGATTTGGGTCTCTACGCAATTGTGCGTCCGTCTCCCTTTATCTGTGCAGAATGGGAATTCGGTGGTTTACCAGCTTGGCTCTTGACCAAGAACATGCGAATTCGCTCATCCGACCCAGCGTATATTGAGGCAGTTGGTCGCTACTATGATCAATTATTGCCAAGACTGGTGCCGCGTTTGTTGGACAATGGCGGAAATATTCTCATGATGCAAGTCGAGAACGAATACGGTTCTTATGGAGAAGATAAGGCTTACCTGAGAGCGATTCGAAAATTGATGGAAGAACGAGGGATTGATTGCCCACTCTTTACTTCAGATGGCCCATGGAGAGCTACTTTGAAAGCTGGAACCTTAATCGAAGATGACCTCTTTGTAACAGGCAACTTTGGTTCTAAGGCACCTTACAACTTTTCACAGATGCAGGAATTCTTTGATGAGCATGGTAAGAAATGGCCACTCATGTGTATGGAGTTCTGGGATGGCTGGTTCAATCGTTGGAAAGAACCGATTATCACACGGGATCCGAAAGAATTGGCAGAAGCTGTTCGAGAGGTATTGGAGCAAGGCTCTATCAACCTTTACATGTTCCACGGTGGTACAAACTTTGGCTTCATGAATGGTTGCTCGGCTCGAGGAACTCTGGATTTGCCACAAGTTACATCTTATGATTACGATGCCCTTCTGGATGAAGAAGGAAATCCAACTGCCAAATATTTGGCAGTCAAGAAGATGATGGCAACACATTTCCCAGAGTATCCGCAGTTGGAACCACTCTATAAGGAAAGCATGAAGGTGGACGCTATTCCACTTGCTGAAAAAGTTTCCTTATTTGAAACCTTAGATAGTCTTTCTAGTCCAACAGAAAGTCTCTATCCAAAAGCGATGGAGGAATTAGGTCAATGTTATGGCTATCTTCTCTATCGTACTGAGGCAAGTTGGGATGCAGAAGAAGAACGCCTTCGCATCATCGATGGACGTGACCGTGCTCAACTCTTTGTAGATGGTCAACGAATTGCAACTCAATATCAGACGGAGATTGGAGAAGATATCTATTGTCAAGGTAATCGAAAAGGTTCTTCACAACTTGACATCTTGATTGAAAATATGGGCCGTGTTAACTATGGACATAAGTTCTTAGCTGATACACAACGTAAAGGAATCCGAACAGGTGTCTGCAAGGATTTACACTTCTTACTTAATTGGAAACACTATCCACTCCCACTAGACAATCCTGAGAAAATTGATTTTTCAAAAGGATGGACAGAAGGACAACCAGCCTTTTATGCTTATGATTTTACAATCGAAGCGCCAAAAGATACTTACTTAGACTTGTCTGAGTTTGGTAAGGGAGTTGCCTTTGTCAATGGGCAGAATCTAGGACGTTTTTGGAACGTCGGCCCGACCCTCTCGCTTTATATCCCTCATAGCTACCTCAAGGAAGGTGCAAACCGCATTATTATCTTTGAGACAGAGGGTGAATATAAAGAAGAGAGTCATTTAACTCGAAAACCTACACTAAAACATATAAAGGGGGAAAACTTATGA
- a CDS encoding rhodanese-like domain-containing protein produces METNISMADFYAKYQNKNLELIDVREAHEFQAGHAPGAKNLPLSTLEQGYKDLKPDHEYHVICQGGVRSASACQFLSSQGLTVTNVEGGMNTWPGQVE; encoded by the coding sequence ATGGAAACTAATATCAGTATGGCTGACTTTTATGCAAAATATCAAAATAAAAATTTAGAGCTTATCGATGTCCGTGAAGCGCATGAATTCCAAGCAGGACATGCACCAGGTGCAAAAAATCTTCCGTTAAGTACCTTGGAACAAGGCTACAAAGACCTCAAACCTGATCATGAATACCATGTCATCTGTCAAGGAGGAGTGCGTTCTGCCTCTGCCTGTCAATTTCTCAGTTCCCAAGGCCTCACCGTTACCAACGTAGAAGGTGGTATGAATACTTGGCCAGGTCAAGTAGAATAA
- a CDS encoding SIS domain-containing protein — protein sequence MLHYTKEDLLELGAEITTREIYQQPDVWKEAFESYQAKREEIAAFLQGIADKHDYIKVILTGAGTSAYVGDTLVPYFKEVYDERKWNFNAIATTDIVANPETYLKKDVATVLVSFARSGNSPESVATVDLAKALVDELYQVTITCAADGKLALQAHGDDRNLLLLQPAASNDAGFAMTSSFTSMMLTALLVFDPTEFAVKAERFEVVSSLARKILDNAEDVKELVDLDFNRVIYLGAGPFFGLAHEAQLKILELTAGQVATMYESPVGFRHGPKSLINEDTVVLVFGTTTDYTRKYDLDLVREVAGDQIASRVVLLSDQAFGLENVKEVALGCGGVLNDIYRVFPYIVYAQLFALLTSLKVENKPDTPSPTGTVNRVVQGVIIHEYQK from the coding sequence ATGTTACATTATACAAAAGAAGACTTGCTCGAATTGGGTGCAGAAATCACTACACGTGAAATCTACCAACAGCCTGATGTATGGAAAGAAGCTTTTGAATCTTATCAAGCAAAACGTGAAGAAATTGCAGCCTTCCTACAAGGGATTGCTGATAAACATGACTATATCAAGGTTATCTTGACAGGTGCGGGGACTTCTGCTTATGTGGGAGATACCTTGGTACCTTACTTTAAGGAAGTCTATGACGAACGCAAATGGAATTTCAATGCTATTGCGACAACAGATATCGTTGCCAATCCAGAAACTTATTTGAAAAAAGATGTGGCAACTGTCCTTGTATCTTTCGCTCGTAGTGGAAATTCACCTGAAAGTGTGGCAACTGTTGATTTGGCCAAGGCCTTGGTGGATGAGCTTTATCAAGTGACGATTACTTGTGCAGCGGACGGTAAGTTGGCTCTTCAAGCTCATGGAGATGACCGCAATCTCTTGCTTTTGCAACCAGCTGCTTCTAATGATGCTGGATTTGCCATGACTTCTAGCTTTACGTCTATGATGTTGACAGCTCTCTTGGTCTTTGATCCTACAGAATTTGCTGTTAAAGCTGAACGTTTTGAAGTTGTATCTAGTCTTGCCCGTAAAATTCTAGACAATGCAGAAGATGTCAAAGAACTTGTTGACCTCGACTTTAACCGTGTCATCTACCTAGGCGCTGGTCCATTCTTTGGACTTGCTCATGAAGCTCAGCTCAAGATTTTGGAACTAACTGCTGGCCAAGTGGCGACCATGTATGAAAGCCCAGTCGGCTTCCGTCACGGTCCAAAATCTCTTATCAACGAAGATACAGTTGTTTTAGTCTTTGGTACAACGACAGACTACACTCGTAAGTACGACTTGGACTTGGTTCGAGAAGTTGCTGGTGACCAGATTGCTAGTCGTGTTGTGCTTTTGAGTGATCAAGCCTTTGGTCTTGAAAATGTCAAAGAAGTGGCCCTTGGTTGTGGCGGTGTCTTGAATGATATTTACCGTGTCTTCCCTTACATCGTTTATGCCCAACTCTTTGCCCTCTTGACTTCACTCAAGGTAGAAAATAAACCAGATACACCATCTCCTACAGGTACAGTAAACCGTGTGGTACAAGGTGTTATCATCCACGAATATCAAAAGTAA